The following coding sequences are from one Humulus lupulus chromosome X, drHumLupu1.1, whole genome shotgun sequence window:
- the LOC133806806 gene encoding uncharacterized protein LOC133806806, protein MAKRKKLIRRPEIHSDDRTKLLSPKVQAKDVHCSEGDGFVGQEPVNLEDLEVPGSGVLQVGDMVRPSMNAQHAEALDDGLGTDMRNASWVDRIEGGDKKLAKVDIEEVKIQSANWSAAVVCMVLGANPPMAVFEGFIKRVWGHLGIAQISRMTLGLTLVKFNDEATRDHVLENGVLQFDRKPVIIRPWIVDLSAIRLIRSVPLWIRLHDLGLQYWGSKCISALVSTIGKPLLVDKLTRERSRIQFARVLVEMEITDNPPQIF, encoded by the exons atggcgaagagGAAGAAGCTGATTCGTAGGCCTGAAATTCATTCTGATGATCGGACTAAGCTGTTATCTCCTAAGGTACAAGCGAAGGATGTTCATTGTTCTGAGGGAGATGGTTTCGTTGGACAGGAGCCTGTCAATCTTGAGGATTTAGAAGTGCCTGGGTCAGGGGTTTTGCAGGTTGGTGATATGGTTCGACCGAGTATGAATGCCCAACATGCTGAGGCTTTGGATGATGGATTGGGTACGGATATGAGAAATGCATCTTGGGTGGATAGGATTGAAGGAGGGGATAAG AAGCTGGCTAAAGTTGATATTGAAGAGGTGAAAATTCAATCTGCAAATTGGAGTGCTGCTGTTGTATGCATGGTGCTTGGAGCAAACCCTCCAATGGCAGTGTTTGAAGGCTTTATAAAAAGAGTTTGGGGCCATCTAGGGATTGCTCAAATATCTAGAATGACGTTGGGGCTAACTTTGGTCAAATTTAATGATGAAGCAACAAGAGATCATGTTCTAGAGAATGGTGTGCTTCAATTTGATAGGAAACCTGTCATCATCAGGCCATGGATAGTAGATCTTAGTGCTATTCGTCTCATCCGTTCTGTCCCGCTATGGATTCGGCTACATGACCTTGGACTTCAGTATTGGGGTAGCAAGTGTATCAGTGCTTTGGTGAGCACTATAGGCAAACCTCTTCTAGTAGATAAGCTTACTAGGGAGCGTTCTCGAATTCAGTTTGCCAGGGTTCTAGTGGAGATGGAGATTACTGATAATCCTCCTcaaattttttag